In Salvelinus alpinus chromosome 30, SLU_Salpinus.1, whole genome shotgun sequence, a single genomic region encodes these proteins:
- the tmem70 gene encoding transmembrane protein 70, mitochondrial — MFQLYFARGLRTGISQTFRIQFAALRYGRPASHACRRLPLKTREQLYHTVKRSFLNDASNKVQLASIQRMVRNLSTSSTCHSEEGKLIYSGSLGNAVRGVKMFSYTSSGASLCVMPYILLQTGIGVQSLVLKGAFCGVIGFFTFLTPILLHIITKGYVVRLYHNQDTDTYTAVTYNVLLMEKKTVFRQSEVKIPSVSKMLTTFYADKKSMLVNPMLFPLPHDYNHLMGYDKPFSFDTLDLHDNPNKS; from the exons ATGTTTCAGCTTTACTTTGCACGTGGATTACGTACTGGTATTTCGCAAACGTTTAGAATCCAATTTGCTGCCCTCCGATATGGGAGGCCTGCTTCTCACGCGTGCAGAAGGCTGCCATTGAAGACCCGAGAGCAATTGTATCACACTGTCAAAAGGTCGTTTCTCAATGATGCGTCTAACAAG GTACAGTTAGCATCTATACAGCGGATGGTCCGCAACTTGTCTACATCCTCCACCTGCCACTCTGAAGAGGGGAAGCTGATCTATTCAGGGAGCCTCGGCAACGCTGTTCGAG GTGTGAAGATGTTCTCCTACACCAGTAGCGGGGCCAGCCTATGCGTGATGCCATACATCCTTCTGCAGACGGGCATCGGTGTTCAGAGTCTGGTGCTGAAAGGTGCCTTCTGCGGTGTCATCGGTTTCTTTACATTCCTGACTCCCATCCTCCTCCACATCATCACCAAAGGCTATGTGGTCCGCCTGTACCACAACCAGGACACTGACACTTACACAGCTGTCACTTACAATGTCCTCCTGATGGAGAAAAAGACTGTGTTCCGTCAGAGTGAGGTCAAGATACCGAGTGTCAGCAAAATGTTAACCACATTCTATGCCGACAAGAAGTCGATGCTTGTGAACCCGATGTTGTTCCCACTTCCTCATGACTATAATCACCTCATGGGTTACGATAAGCCCTTTTCATTTGATACGTTAGACTTGCATGATAATCCAAATAAAAGTTAA
- the LOC139559903 gene encoding junctophilin-1-like isoform X2 — MTGGRFDFDDGGTYCGGWEDGKAHGHGVCTGPKGQGEYSGSWNNGFEVVGVYTWPSGNVYQGYWAQGKRHGFGVESKGRWIYRGEWTHGFKGRYGVRQSLHTPARYDGTWSNGLQDGYGVETYGDGGTYQGQWTGGMRHGYGVRQSVPYGMATVIRSPLRTSLASLRSEQSNGTVLHANLDLSDSLAGTRGGFVLNFHSEGEGEKKKGLFRRGSLFGSLRNLRKSDSRSSISSKRSSARSDAASSISRISSSDANSTISFGDGVDEYMTLEDNVDATTTESYMGEWKNDKRNGFGVSERTNGMKYEGEWMNNKRHGYGCTMFPDGTKEEGKYKNNVLARGIKKQLIPLKNTKTKQKVDRAVEGAIRAAAIAKTKVEIATSRTAHARTKGDAADQAGQSASQDSDIARAVARELSPNFHQPGPDYIKQRFNEPIEPIVQEEKKEKSPSSSPHFYRKGTTPDHSPTATPQPSPPPTPPPAPVPEPKKSLFSKLTPKPGKENKTPSAESQAPVITKAVSKTSLKQEVRQEVPPQPKTFKMAESVPVSPGNGQLHTDTEYHGYYMKADVKIPPDEPEGVEEEHVTPSTFAQMPQPAKPMAQYRTPTPKPGAPKSAAKESKPELTLKKQDSYKPKSLAETRKQASLEITTDFVEEESGPNSILVALVMLLNIGLAIIFVHFLT; from the exons ATGACGGGCGGACGGTTCGATTTTGACGATGGTGGCACATATTGCGGTGGCTGGGAGGATGGAAAAGCCCATGGGCATGGCGTCTGTACCGGGCCCAAGGGCCAAGGCGAATACTCCGGGTCCTGGAACAATGGTTTTGAGGTAGTGGGGGTGTACACCTGGCCCAGTGGAAACGTGTATCAGGGCTACTGGGCACAGGGGAAACGACACGGATTCGGTGTGGAATCGAAGGGAAGGTGGATTTATCGTGGTGAATGGACTCATGGATTTAAAGGTCGATATGGGGTCCGGCAAAGTCTCCACACGCCTGCCAGATACGATGGGACATGGAGTAACGGTCTGCAAGATGGATATGGAGTTGAAACGTATGGTGATGGAG GTACGTACCAGGGGCAGTGGACAGGAGGAATGCGACACGGATATGGTGTGCGGCAAAGTGTACCTTACGGGATGGCTACGGTTATTCGCTCACCTCTTCGAACCTCGCTGGCCTCGCTCCGCAGCGAACAGAGCAACGGCACCGTCCTCCATGCCAACCTCGACCTGTCAGACAGCCTTGCCGGCACCAGAGGAGGCTTTGTTCTCAACTTCCACAGCGAAGGCGAAGGTGAGAAGAAAAAGGGCCTGTTCAGAAGAGGGTCCCTGTTCGGCAGCCTCAGAAACCTCAGAAAGTCTGACTCCAGGTCATCCATATCAAGCAAACGCAGCTCTGCCCGCAGCGATGCCGCCAGCTCCATCAGCCGAATCAGCTCCAGCGATGCCAATTCCACCATCAGCTTTGGAGATGGAGTTGATGAGTACATGACCCTGGAGGACAATGTAGATGCCACCACCACTGAGTCCTACATGGGGGAGTGGAAAAACGACAAGCGGAATGGCTTTGGTGTCAGCGAGCGCACCAACGGGATGAAGTATGAGGGAGAGTGGATGAACAACAAACGCCACGGCTACGGATGCACAATGTTCCCAGACGGCACCAAAGAAGAGGGGAAATATAAAAACAATGTGTTGGCGCGAGGCATCAAGAAACAGCTCATTCCTCTCAAAAACACCAAAACTAAACAGAAAGTGGATCGGGCTGTGGAAGGAGCTATACGGGCAGCAGCTATTGCCAAAACAAAAGTAGAAATAGCCACTTCAAG AACGGCTCACGCCAGGACTAAAGGTGATGCTGCTGACCAGGccggtcagtcagccagtcaggacTCAGACATCGCCAGGGCAGTGGCCAGGGAACTGTCTCCCAACTTCCATCAGCCAG GCCCTGATTATATAAAGCAGAGGTTCAATGAGCCTATTGAACCTATTGTccaagaggagaagaaagagaagtcCCCCTCAAGTAGCCCTCATTTCTACCGTAAAGGCACAACCCCAGACCACTCTCCCACTGCGACTCCCCAGCCCTCTCCCCCACCAACACCCCCACCAGCGCCAGTCCCAGAGCCCAAGAAGAGCTTATTCAGCAAGCTCACCCCCAAGCCAGGGAAAGAGAACAAAACCCCTTCAGCAGAGAGCCAGGCCCCGGTAATCACAAAGGCAGTGTCTAAGACATCGTTGAAACAGGAAGTAAGACAAGAAGTGCCTCCTCAACCGAAAACGTTCAAGATGGCGGAGTCGGTCCCCGTCAGCCCTGGCAATGGACAGCTGCACACTGACACTGAGTACCACGGCTACTACATGAAGGCAGACGTGAAGATCCCCCCAGATGAACCtgagggagtagaggaggagcaTGTTACCCCGTCGACCTTCGCCCAGATGCCACAGCCCGCAAAACCTATGGCGCAATACAGGACACCCACCCCAAAACCTGGAGCGCCAAAGTCAGCAGCCAAAGAAAGCAAACCTGAGCTAACACTTAAGAAACAAGATTCGTATAAGCCAAAAAGCCTAGCAGAAACTAGGAAACAAGCCAGCTTGGAGATCACCACAGATTTCGTAGAGGAAGAGTCA GGTCCTAACTCAATACTGGTTGCCCTTGTAATGCTGTTGAATATTGGTCTAGCAATAATTTTTGTCCATTTTTTAACCTGA
- the LOC139559903 gene encoding junctophilin-1-like isoform X1, with protein sequence MTGGRFDFDDGGTYCGGWEDGKAHGHGVCTGPKGQGEYSGSWNNGFEVVGVYTWPSGNVYQGYWAQGKRHGFGVESKGRWIYRGEWTHGFKGRYGVRQSLHTPARYDGTWSNGLQDGYGVETYGDGGTYQGQWTGGMRHGYGVRQSVPYGMATVIRSPLRTSLASLRSEQSNGTVLHANLDLSDSLAGTRGGFVLNFHSEGEGEKKKGLFRRGSLFGSLRNLRKSDSRSSISSKRSSARSDAASSISRISSSDANSTISFGDGVDEYMTLEDNVDATTTESYMGEWKNDKRNGFGVSERTNGMKYEGEWMNNKRHGYGCTMFPDGTKEEGKYKNNVLARGIKKQLIPLKNTKTKQKVDRAVEGAIRAAAIAKTKVEIATSRTAHARTKGDAADQAGQSASQDSDIARAVARELSPNFHQPGPDYIKQRFNEPIEPIVQEEKKEKSPSSSPHFYRKGTTPDHSPTATPQPSPPPTPPPAPVPEPKKSLFSKLTPKPGKENKTPSAESQAPVITKAVSKTSLKQEVRQEVPPQPKTFKMAESVPVSPGNGQLHTDTEYHGYYMKADVKIPPDEPEGVEEEHVTPSTFAQMPQPAKPMAQYRTPTPKPGAPKSAAKESKPELTLKKQDSYKPKSLAETRKQASLEITTDFVEEESVSNSYCMMMKMGKLKQRERKVSFQNNV encoded by the exons ATGACGGGCGGACGGTTCGATTTTGACGATGGTGGCACATATTGCGGTGGCTGGGAGGATGGAAAAGCCCATGGGCATGGCGTCTGTACCGGGCCCAAGGGCCAAGGCGAATACTCCGGGTCCTGGAACAATGGTTTTGAGGTAGTGGGGGTGTACACCTGGCCCAGTGGAAACGTGTATCAGGGCTACTGGGCACAGGGGAAACGACACGGATTCGGTGTGGAATCGAAGGGAAGGTGGATTTATCGTGGTGAATGGACTCATGGATTTAAAGGTCGATATGGGGTCCGGCAAAGTCTCCACACGCCTGCCAGATACGATGGGACATGGAGTAACGGTCTGCAAGATGGATATGGAGTTGAAACGTATGGTGATGGAG GTACGTACCAGGGGCAGTGGACAGGAGGAATGCGACACGGATATGGTGTGCGGCAAAGTGTACCTTACGGGATGGCTACGGTTATTCGCTCACCTCTTCGAACCTCGCTGGCCTCGCTCCGCAGCGAACAGAGCAACGGCACCGTCCTCCATGCCAACCTCGACCTGTCAGACAGCCTTGCCGGCACCAGAGGAGGCTTTGTTCTCAACTTCCACAGCGAAGGCGAAGGTGAGAAGAAAAAGGGCCTGTTCAGAAGAGGGTCCCTGTTCGGCAGCCTCAGAAACCTCAGAAAGTCTGACTCCAGGTCATCCATATCAAGCAAACGCAGCTCTGCCCGCAGCGATGCCGCCAGCTCCATCAGCCGAATCAGCTCCAGCGATGCCAATTCCACCATCAGCTTTGGAGATGGAGTTGATGAGTACATGACCCTGGAGGACAATGTAGATGCCACCACCACTGAGTCCTACATGGGGGAGTGGAAAAACGACAAGCGGAATGGCTTTGGTGTCAGCGAGCGCACCAACGGGATGAAGTATGAGGGAGAGTGGATGAACAACAAACGCCACGGCTACGGATGCACAATGTTCCCAGACGGCACCAAAGAAGAGGGGAAATATAAAAACAATGTGTTGGCGCGAGGCATCAAGAAACAGCTCATTCCTCTCAAAAACACCAAAACTAAACAGAAAGTGGATCGGGCTGTGGAAGGAGCTATACGGGCAGCAGCTATTGCCAAAACAAAAGTAGAAATAGCCACTTCAAG AACGGCTCACGCCAGGACTAAAGGTGATGCTGCTGACCAGGccggtcagtcagccagtcaggacTCAGACATCGCCAGGGCAGTGGCCAGGGAACTGTCTCCCAACTTCCATCAGCCAG GCCCTGATTATATAAAGCAGAGGTTCAATGAGCCTATTGAACCTATTGTccaagaggagaagaaagagaagtcCCCCTCAAGTAGCCCTCATTTCTACCGTAAAGGCACAACCCCAGACCACTCTCCCACTGCGACTCCCCAGCCCTCTCCCCCACCAACACCCCCACCAGCGCCAGTCCCAGAGCCCAAGAAGAGCTTATTCAGCAAGCTCACCCCCAAGCCAGGGAAAGAGAACAAAACCCCTTCAGCAGAGAGCCAGGCCCCGGTAATCACAAAGGCAGTGTCTAAGACATCGTTGAAACAGGAAGTAAGACAAGAAGTGCCTCCTCAACCGAAAACGTTCAAGATGGCGGAGTCGGTCCCCGTCAGCCCTGGCAATGGACAGCTGCACACTGACACTGAGTACCACGGCTACTACATGAAGGCAGACGTGAAGATCCCCCCAGATGAACCtgagggagtagaggaggagcaTGTTACCCCGTCGACCTTCGCCCAGATGCCACAGCCCGCAAAACCTATGGCGCAATACAGGACACCCACCCCAAAACCTGGAGCGCCAAAGTCAGCAGCCAAAGAAAGCAAACCTGAGCTAACACTTAAGAAACAAGATTCGTATAAGCCAAAAAGCCTAGCAGAAACTAGGAAACAAGCCAGCTTGGAGATCACCACAGATTTCGTAGAGGAAGAGTCAGTAAGTAACTCATACTGTATGATGATGAAAATGGGAAAACTGaagcaaagagaaagaaaggtGTCATTTCAGAACAACGTATGA